A genomic region of Gammaproteobacteria bacterium contains the following coding sequences:
- a CDS encoding methyl-accepting chemotaxis protein, translating to MFQQMRIGVRLWGGFGLILALLVLVAGLGIHDLDLVQDAIDKIVKDRYPKTVVANDISNQINLVARKLRNVLILKDPERTKPELEVVLEARKTVSEKLEFLKNTLRSEKGKELLGNITNNRKVYIVAQDKFIEMAQNSRWDDAIKLMYGEMRSLQTAYDSSIDALVAYQGKMMEEAGASAEEIQNQGIRFLLSIAGGTIIFGLGLAFWIGISVTRPLGKAVTLIERVGGGDIPAPVQETWPGEFDDICKSLNSAGAAIHALIEDVRVLTQAGAEGQLTVRADPARHRGDYRRIVEGFNANLDAVVGPVTEIMRVMAAVETGNLNQQIATQYQGMLGQLRDSVNNTVIQLANTLEQVSHTSNELANAATQVEATAQSLSQATSEQAASVEETSAAVEQMSSSIAQNADNAKVTDTRATQAAIKAREGGNAVTGTVDAMKQIASKIGIIDDIAYQTNLLALNAAIEAARAGEHGKGFAVVAAEVRKLAERSQVAAQEIGELATNSVQLSEKAGTLINEIVPEITTTSDLVQEIAAASKEQASGASQITNTMDQLSQITQKNASASEELAATAEELTAQVNQLQELVAFFQITEQATPQGGATRRATTQPTMIRAAQSKAPARPTVRKSGGSKMAVKPASSIDDFESF from the coding sequence ATGTTTCAACAAATGCGCATTGGTGTTCGGTTGTGGGGAGGCTTCGGCCTAATATTGGCACTACTCGTACTTGTAGCGGGCCTAGGGATACATGACCTCGATCTGGTACAAGATGCCATCGATAAGATCGTCAAGGACCGTTATCCGAAGACGGTAGTGGCCAACGATATTAGCAATCAAATCAACCTTGTTGCCCGTAAGCTCCGCAATGTTTTAATTCTCAAAGACCCAGAGAGGACAAAACCAGAATTAGAAGTCGTCCTGGAGGCACGAAAAACCGTTTCTGAGAAACTTGAATTCCTGAAGAATACGCTTCGTTCAGAAAAAGGTAAGGAACTCCTGGGCAACATCACCAATAACCGGAAAGTCTATATTGTCGCACAGGATAAATTTATTGAAATGGCTCAAAATAGTCGGTGGGATGATGCAATAAAACTTATGTATGGAGAGATGAGATCCCTACAAACCGCTTATGACAGCAGTATAGATGCCCTCGTCGCCTACCAGGGAAAGATGATGGAGGAAGCCGGTGCTAGTGCTGAAGAAATCCAAAACCAAGGGATAAGATTTTTATTATCCATAGCAGGAGGAACGATTATCTTTGGTCTTGGCCTAGCATTTTGGATTGGAATCAGTGTTACCCGTCCGCTCGGTAAGGCAGTAACTCTGATCGAGCGAGTTGGTGGTGGTGATATCCCAGCCCCGGTACAAGAAACTTGGCCGGGGGAATTCGATGATATTTGCAAGAGTCTCAATTCCGCAGGGGCTGCCATCCATGCCTTGATCGAGGACGTGCGTGTCCTAACCCAAGCGGGAGCCGAGGGACAATTGACAGTACGCGCCGACCCTGCCCGTCACCGGGGCGATTATCGACGCATTGTGGAAGGATTCAATGCCAATCTGGACGCCGTTGTGGGGCCGGTAACCGAGATAATGCGCGTCATGGCGGCTGTGGAGACAGGTAACCTGAACCAACAGATCGCTACCCAGTACCAAGGAATGTTGGGTCAGTTACGCGACTCGGTAAACAATACCGTGATACAGCTCGCCAATACACTTGAACAGGTCAGCCACACCAGTAACGAATTGGCAAACGCTGCTACCCAAGTGGAGGCCACCGCCCAATCCCTGAGCCAAGCTACCAGCGAACAGGCCGCCAGTGTCGAAGAGACCAGTGCCGCAGTGGAACAGATGAGTAGCTCTATCGCCCAGAACGCCGATAACGCCAAGGTTACCGATACCCGTGCTACCCAAGCCGCAATCAAGGCTCGTGAGGGTGGTAACGCAGTAACGGGAACGGTCGACGCGATGAAACAGATCGCCAGCAAGATCGGCATCATCGACGATATTGCCTATCAAACCAATTTGCTCGCCCTTAATGCTGCGATTGAAGCCGCACGGGCAGGCGAGCATGGTAAAGGATTTGCGGTCGTCGCAGCTGAGGTACGCAAGCTTGCGGAACGCAGCCAGGTGGCAGCCCAGGAGATCGGTGAATTGGCAACGAACAGCGTGCAACTCTCCGAGAAAGCGGGCACACTCATCAACGAGATTGTGCCAGAGATTACCACCACCTCGGATCTGGTCCAAGAGATCGCGGCAGCATCTAAAGAACAGGCCAGTGGCGCCAGCCAGATCACCAATACGATGGATCAACTCTCACAAATTACTCAGAAAAATGCCAGTGCCTCGGAAGAATTGGCCGCAACTGCGGAGGAATTAACCGCTCAAGTCAATCAACTTCAGGAGTTGGTTGCTTTCTTCCAAATTACCGAACAGGCTACACCGCAAGGAGGGGCAACCCGTCGAGCAACCACCCAACCAACAATGATCCGCGCTGCACAATCAAAGGCGCCTGCTCGGCCCACAGTCCGAAAGAGTGGCGGCAGCAAGATGGCGGTGAAACCAGCCAGTTCTATCGACGACTTCGAGTCTTTCTAA
- a CDS encoding transposase, translating to MHLFCRLGRTISQSNWVKEIKLVSSIWIKDRDSKFEKFAWQVGYGTFSVSLSNVETVHRYIAGQEEHHQKLSFRDEYRTFL from the coding sequence GTGCATCTCTTTTGCCGGCTTGGTCGCACAATTTCTCAGTCAAATTGGGTGAAGGAAATTAAACTGGTATCCAGCATCTGGATCAAGGATCGCGATTCCAAATTCGAAAAATTTGCTTGGCAGGTGGGGTACGGTACTTTTTCGGTGAGTCTATCCAATGTGGAGACTGTACATCGTTATATAGCCGGGCAGGAGGAACATCACCAGAAGTTGTCATTCCGGGATGAATACCGGACGTTTCTCTGA